A stretch of the uncultured Trichococcus sp. genome encodes the following:
- a CDS encoding class I SAM-dependent DNA methyltransferase, giving the protein MASAALGIEEKLWLMADKLRGSMDSSEYKNVVLGLLFLKYISDAFEEKHQELLQDEYADEEDRDEYLADNIFWVPKEARWGYINRNSKKPEIGQIIDHAMISIEKENTSLKNVLPKTFARYDLDKTRLGELIDQFTFKVGDTTSQEQDILGRVYEYFLSKFASAEGKGGGEFYTPRNVVQLLVEMLEPYSGRVYDPCCGSGGMFVQSEKFVEEHQGNIGNLSIYGQESNPTTWKLAKMNLAIRGIDGDLGPNNGDTFHNDLHKSLKADYILANPPFNISDWGGERLTEDVRWKYGVPPTGNANYAWIQHMVSKLAPSGTAGFVLANGSMSTSTSAELEIRKNLVEEDIVECIVTLPGQLFYSTQIPVCLWFVTKNKERLNRKGEILFIDARKKGEMVDRTHKELSEEDIHYISSIFHAWRGTNTLPYEDIAGFCKTATLEEVQEHDYILTPGRYVGLEELEDDSELFEEKMENMTAELAELFTKSHHLEDEIRKNLGGIGYEF; this is encoded by the coding sequence ATGGCAAGTGCAGCTTTGGGAATTGAAGAAAAATTATGGTTAATGGCGGACAAACTTCGTGGGAGTATGGATTCATCGGAATATAAAAATGTGGTATTGGGACTGTTATTCTTAAAATACATTTCGGATGCGTTTGAAGAGAAACATCAAGAATTATTGCAAGATGAATATGCGGATGAAGAGGACCGCGATGAATACTTGGCGGATAATATCTTTTGGGTTCCGAAAGAAGCTAGATGGGGATACATTAACCGAAATTCTAAAAAGCCTGAAATCGGACAAATCATCGATCATGCTATGATTTCGATCGAAAAGGAAAATACATCTTTGAAGAATGTTTTACCTAAAACTTTTGCAAGATACGATTTAGATAAAACACGTTTAGGTGAGTTAATCGATCAATTCACATTCAAAGTTGGAGACACAACTAGCCAAGAACAAGACATCTTAGGACGTGTATATGAGTACTTCCTGAGTAAGTTTGCCAGCGCAGAAGGCAAAGGTGGCGGAGAATTCTATACGCCGCGCAATGTCGTTCAGTTGTTGGTAGAAATGTTGGAACCATACAGTGGCCGCGTCTATGACCCTTGTTGTGGATCTGGAGGTATGTTTGTTCAATCAGAAAAATTTGTGGAGGAACATCAAGGGAATATCGGTAATCTATCGATTTATGGTCAAGAATCCAATCCTACTACTTGGAAGCTAGCGAAGATGAACTTAGCTATTCGTGGCATAGATGGCGATTTAGGTCCAAATAACGGAGATACTTTCCATAATGATTTACATAAGAGCTTGAAAGCAGATTACATTCTTGCAAATCCTCCTTTTAATATTTCTGATTGGGGTGGTGAACGTTTAACCGAAGATGTTCGTTGGAAATATGGTGTTCCACCAACAGGAAATGCAAATTATGCTTGGATTCAACACATGGTTTCAAAATTAGCCCCTTCTGGTACAGCAGGATTTGTATTAGCAAATGGATCAATGTCTACCAGCACATCGGCTGAGTTGGAAATTCGCAAAAATCTTGTTGAAGAGGATATTGTGGAATGTATTGTTACCTTACCGGGACAATTATTCTATTCAACGCAAATCCCCGTATGTCTCTGGTTCGTGACAAAAAATAAAGAACGTCTTAACCGAAAAGGTGAAATCTTATTTATTGATGCTCGTAAAAAAGGTGAAATGGTAGACAGGACCCATAAAGAATTATCTGAAGAGGATATTCATTACATATCATCTATTTTTCATGCGTGGAGAGGAACAAATACTTTACCCTATGAAGATATCGCTGGATTCTGCAAGACGGCTACTTTAGAAGAAGTGCAGGAGCATGATTATATCTTGACGCCTGGGCGATATGTTGGTTTAGAAGAATTGGAAGATGATAGTGAACTGTTTGAAGAAAAAATGGAGAATATGACAGCGGAATTAGCGGAACTCTTTACGAAGTCACACCACCTTGAAGATGAAATCAGGAAGAATCTTGGGGGGATTGGGTATGAGTTTTAA
- a CDS encoding type I restriction endonuclease subunit R translates to MNDYSFLEPDLEQASLEWLEDIGYEVHNGSELAPDGVNSEREDFSEVVLKNRLKFALQRINDVSDEVIDEAVRKITIPQNPQMLVNNRTFHKMVTDGVDIAAREENRNVTKKVWLFDFEHPQNNEFLAVNQFTVIEGKENKRPDIILFINGLPLVIFELKSSSNEKVGTTEAYNQFQTYKQAIPGLFNFNEVLIISDGWNAKAGTISSNEERFMTWRTTDGAAEAKTAQAQLEVLIKGMCRPDVILDLIRDFILFKDDGENIIKILAAYHQYYAVKKAVEETKRAVAMNGNQKIGVVWHTQGSGKSLSMVFYAGELIQALDNPTIVVVTDRNDLDEQLFATFGQSSDILRQTPKKADSRGELRNLLSVQSGGIVFTTMQKFNPEENEGQMPVLTERRNVIVIADEAHRSQYGFSGQINYDNDESNVNYGYAKHLRDALPNASYIGFTGTPIASADKNTQAVFGHYIDIYDMTQAVKDGATVKIYYESRIIPLNLPEGVQVDDIVEDIIEEQDADYQTKTKQKWSRLEAVAGAQSRLKTFAKDFIEHYETRQEAMFGKSMIVVMSRRIAIELYKEIIALRPEWHSDDDNKGVIKIVMTGTSSDPLEWQPFIGNKSRRENLAKRMKDNDDPLKIVIVRDMWLTGFDVPALNTMYIDKPMKGHNLMQAIARVNRVFKDKPGGLIVDYIGIAESLKEALQEYTTDDRKQAGIDTQVAVDLMLEKYDLIQEMLYKHNYSDFQSEKQSIRFKVLNETVDFILELGKEERKRFLDLVTELSKAYALCAMEPEAKELNAEIGFLKAVKAGLIKIISPGDKPKLSQKEVDSRIQQMLSKSIISEGVVDIYESLGLENPDISILSDEFLADVRALPQKNIAVLLLERLLKGKVKSVQRMNVVQAKKYSEMLKNSIDKYNKRSIQTSKVIEELIEIAKEMRKAAERGEDLGLSQDEVAFYDALADHMTAKEVLGDETLRAIAHELTKVIKENMTIDWNRKESARAKMRITVRRLLREYGYPPDLAKLAVETVVRQAELMAGEI, encoded by the coding sequence GTGAATGATTACAGCTTTTTAGAACCTGATTTGGAACAAGCTTCTTTAGAATGGTTAGAGGATATTGGCTATGAAGTTCATAATGGCTCCGAACTTGCTCCAGATGGTGTAAACAGCGAACGGGAAGATTTCAGTGAAGTAGTTTTAAAGAATCGTTTGAAATTCGCCTTACAACGTATTAATGATGTTTCTGATGAGGTCATTGATGAAGCGGTTCGGAAGATTACGATTCCCCAGAATCCACAAATGCTTGTCAATAATCGTACCTTTCACAAGATGGTAACTGATGGTGTGGACATTGCTGCTAGGGAAGAAAATCGCAATGTGACAAAGAAAGTATGGTTATTTGATTTTGAGCATCCACAGAATAATGAATTTTTAGCGGTGAACCAATTCACGGTGATCGAAGGAAAGGAAAACAAACGACCAGATATCATTTTGTTCATCAACGGCCTTCCTCTGGTCATTTTTGAATTGAAGAGTTCTTCAAATGAAAAAGTTGGGACCACTGAAGCATATAATCAATTCCAGACCTATAAACAAGCGATTCCTGGTTTATTTAACTTCAATGAAGTATTGATTATCTCGGATGGTTGGAATGCTAAGGCAGGGACGATTTCATCAAATGAAGAGCGTTTCATGACCTGGCGAACAACGGATGGTGCAGCTGAAGCAAAAACAGCCCAAGCGCAGCTAGAAGTTTTAATTAAAGGCATGTGCAGACCGGATGTTATCTTGGATTTGATTCGCGACTTTATTTTATTCAAAGACGATGGAGAAAATATCATCAAGATTTTAGCCGCCTATCACCAATATTATGCAGTGAAAAAAGCGGTGGAAGAAACTAAACGTGCGGTTGCGATGAATGGAAATCAAAAAATCGGGGTTGTTTGGCATACTCAGGGATCTGGGAAAAGTCTCTCCATGGTTTTCTATGCAGGAGAACTGATCCAGGCGCTAGATAATCCGACAATTGTAGTGGTGACGGACCGCAATGACTTAGATGAGCAACTGTTCGCGACCTTTGGACAATCAAGCGACATCTTGAGGCAAACGCCAAAAAAAGCAGATAGTAGGGGAGAGTTGCGCAATTTATTGAGTGTGCAATCAGGTGGTATCGTCTTTACGACGATGCAGAAATTTAATCCCGAAGAAAATGAAGGTCAGATGCCAGTATTAACGGAGCGTCGTAATGTAATCGTTATAGCGGATGAGGCGCATCGTTCCCAATATGGCTTCTCTGGACAAATTAATTATGACAACGACGAAAGTAACGTAAATTATGGTTATGCCAAGCATTTAAGAGATGCTTTGCCAAATGCCTCTTATATCGGATTTACGGGTACGCCGATTGCGAGTGCCGATAAAAATACGCAGGCCGTCTTTGGGCATTATATCGACATTTACGATATGACCCAAGCCGTTAAGGACGGCGCAACGGTAAAAATTTATTATGAAAGCCGAATCATCCCGCTTAATCTTCCGGAAGGTGTTCAAGTGGATGATATTGTAGAAGACATTATTGAAGAACAGGATGCCGATTACCAAACTAAAACGAAGCAAAAATGGAGCCGTCTGGAAGCAGTAGCAGGTGCACAAAGCCGCTTGAAGACCTTTGCTAAGGATTTTATTGAACATTATGAGACGCGACAAGAGGCGATGTTCGGGAAGTCGATGATTGTGGTTATGTCACGTCGGATTGCTATTGAACTATACAAAGAAATTATTGCGTTACGTCCTGAATGGCATTCGGATGATGACAATAAAGGTGTTATTAAAATTGTCATGACAGGTACTTCAAGCGACCCTTTGGAGTGGCAGCCATTCATAGGTAATAAAAGTCGAAGAGAAAACTTGGCAAAACGCATGAAAGATAATGATGACCCCTTAAAAATTGTTATCGTCCGCGATATGTGGCTGACAGGTTTTGATGTGCCAGCCTTGAATACGATGTACATAGATAAACCGATGAAAGGGCACAATTTGATGCAAGCAATCGCTCGTGTGAACCGTGTTTTCAAAGATAAGCCGGGTGGATTAATTGTAGATTATATCGGTATCGCTGAAAGCTTAAAAGAAGCTCTGCAAGAATACACAACAGACGATCGCAAACAGGCAGGTATCGATACCCAAGTGGCTGTTGATCTGATGTTAGAAAAGTATGATTTGATTCAAGAGATGCTGTATAAACACAACTATTCTGATTTCCAATCCGAGAAACAGTCCATACGATTCAAAGTATTAAATGAAACCGTTGACTTTATTTTGGAATTAGGAAAAGAGGAACGAAAACGCTTCTTGGATTTAGTGACAGAATTATCGAAAGCCTATGCTCTTTGCGCAATGGAACCAGAAGCGAAAGAATTAAATGCTGAAATTGGTTTCCTTAAAGCCGTTAAAGCAGGATTAATTAAGATTATAAGCCCAGGGGATAAACCGAAACTATCTCAGAAAGAAGTAGATAGTCGCATTCAACAAATGTTATCGAAGTCGATTATTTCCGAAGGTGTGGTGGACATATATGAGTCATTAGGCTTGGAAAATCCTGATATCTCTATACTTTCCGATGAATTTTTGGCCGATGTCAGAGCTTTACCGCAAAAGAATATCGCAGTGCTGTTATTGGAGCGTTTGTTGAAAGGAAAAGTCAAATCCGTTCAAAGAATGAACGTCGTCCAAGCTAAGAAATACTCAGAGATGTTGAAAAATTCCATTGATAAGTACAATAAACGCAGCATCCAAACTTCCAAAGTTATTGAAGAATTGATTGAAATAGCCAAAGAGATGCGTAAAGCGGCAGAGCGAGGAGAGGACTTAGGTCTAAGCCAAGATGAAGTTGCTTTTTATGATGCGCTCGCGGATCACATGACCGCTAAAGAAGTGCTAGGCGATGAAACACTTCGTGCAATTGCACATGAACTTACAAAAGTAATCAAAGAAAATATGACGATTGACTGGAATCGAAAAGAGTCCGCCCGAGCGAAAATGCGGATTACCGTGAGAAGATTGCTAAGGGAGTATGGTTATCCACCAGACTTAGCAAAATTGGCTGTGGAGACAGTTGTGAGGCAGGCTGAGTTGATGGCGGGGGAGATATAG
- a CDS encoding restriction endonuclease subunit S, with protein MSFNEWKSYKLSEIANYTTGKLNSNAAVKNGKYPFFTCSPQTLQIDNYSFNQDAVILAGNNANGVFAIKHYNGKFNAYQRTYIINTNDAEIVNNKFLYYAIGLQLNNLQRLSVGSATKFLTKPILDNLTIKVPSNLSEMGSIVSILSNLDEKIEVNNKMNKALENMAQAIFKHWFVDFEFPDENGNPYKSNGGKMIDSELGVIPEGWKIKKISEIAKEVVTGKTPSTKDKDNYGSDIPFIKIPDMHGKNFVDETASYLSKQGINKGKLLPEKSICVSCIATPGLVSMNVYKSQTNQQINSIIPTEENRYFLFLNLRSKSNLIKELGSGGSTTLNLNKTEFEKIKLIVPNSIELQNFNHIIDPVMNKLLNFQLENGSLQKIRDALLPKLLSGEIELPIEEEV; from the coding sequence ATGAGTTTTAATGAGTGGAAATCCTATAAATTATCAGAAATCGCTAATTATACAACTGGAAAATTAAACTCTAATGCAGCTGTTAAAAATGGAAAGTATCCTTTTTTTACATGCTCTCCTCAAACGTTGCAAATAGATAATTACTCGTTCAATCAAGATGCTGTTATATTAGCTGGAAATAATGCAAATGGTGTGTTTGCAATAAAGCACTACAATGGAAAATTCAATGCATATCAAAGGACTTATATAATAAATACGAATGATGCTGAGATTGTTAATAATAAATTCTTATATTATGCTATAGGTTTGCAATTAAATAATTTGCAAAGACTATCAGTCGGGAGTGCTACAAAATTTTTGACAAAACCTATATTAGATAACCTCACTATTAAGGTGCCAAGCAATCTATCTGAAATGGGAAGTATAGTAAGCATCTTGTCAAACCTAGATGAAAAAATTGAAGTCAATAATAAAATGAACAAAGCCCTTGAAAATATGGCACAAGCAATTTTCAAACATTGGTTTGTTGATTTCGAATTTCCTGATGAAAATGGGAATCCATATAAATCAAATGGTGGCAAGATGATTGATAGTGAATTGGGGGTAATTCCTGAGGGGTGGAAAATAAAAAAAATTTCTGAAATAGCAAAAGAGGTAGTAACAGGTAAAACTCCTTCAACCAAAGATAAAGACAATTATGGATCAGACATCCCTTTTATCAAAATTCCAGATATGCACGGCAAGAATTTTGTTGATGAAACGGCGTCTTATTTAAGTAAACAAGGCATTAACAAAGGAAAACTGTTACCTGAAAAATCAATATGTGTAAGTTGTATAGCTACACCTGGATTGGTTAGTATGAATGTATACAAAAGCCAAACAAATCAACAAATTAATTCAATAATACCAACTGAAGAAAATCGGTATTTTTTATTTTTAAACTTGCGAAGTAAATCAAATTTAATTAAAGAACTGGGAAGTGGGGGTAGCACCACACTGAACCTTAACAAAACAGAGTTTGAAAAAATAAAATTGATTGTTCCTAATTCGATTGAATTACAAAACTTTAATCATATTATTGATCCTGTGATGAATAAATTATTAAATTTTCAATTGGAAAATGGATCTCTACAGAAAATAAGGGATGCACTACTGCCAAAACTGCTATCAGGAGAAATTGAATTACCTATTGAAGAGGAGGTATGA